From Bradyrhizobium symbiodeficiens, the proteins below share one genomic window:
- a CDS encoding YebC/PmpR family DNA-binding transcriptional regulator, which produces MAGHSQFKNIMHRKGRQDAQKSKLFGKLAREITVAAKLGTPDPNMNPRLRAAIIAARQENMPKDNIERAVKKALGNEGENYDEIRYEGYGPGGVAVIVEALTDNRNRAASDIRSFFTKSGGNLGETGSVSFMFDRTGIIEYDRSVASDDAMLDAAIEAGADDVVSGEGGHEIYASTEGYRDVAKALEAKFGEPRKAALIWKPQNTVTVDDETGEKLLKLMDLLNEHDDVQQVYANFEVSDALMAKMGG; this is translated from the coding sequence ATGGCCGGACATTCCCAATTCAAGAACATCATGCACCGCAAGGGGCGGCAGGATGCCCAGAAGTCGAAGCTGTTCGGCAAGCTGGCGCGGGAAATCACCGTCGCTGCCAAGCTCGGCACGCCCGACCCCAACATGAACCCGCGCCTGCGTGCGGCGATCATCGCGGCGCGTCAGGAGAACATGCCGAAGGACAATATCGAGCGCGCCGTCAAGAAAGCGCTCGGCAACGAGGGCGAGAACTATGACGAGATCCGCTACGAGGGCTATGGCCCCGGCGGCGTCGCCGTCATCGTCGAGGCGCTGACCGACAACCGCAATCGCGCCGCCTCCGACATCCGCTCCTTCTTCACCAAATCGGGCGGCAATCTCGGCGAAACCGGCTCGGTGTCCTTCATGTTCGACCGTACCGGCATCATCGAGTACGACCGCAGTGTCGCCTCCGACGACGCCATGCTCGATGCCGCGATCGAGGCCGGCGCCGACGACGTCGTCTCCGGCGAAGGCGGCCACGAGATCTACGCCTCGACCGAAGGCTATCGCGACGTCGCCAAGGCGCTGGAAGCCAAGTTCGGCGAGCCCCGCAAGGCCGCGCTGATCTGGAAGCCGCAGAACACTGTTACAGTCGACGACGAGACCGGCGAGAAGCTGCTTAAGCTGATGGATTTGCTCAACGAGCACGACGACGTCCAGCAAGTCTACGCCAATTTCGAGGTGTCGGACGCGCTGATGGCGAAGATGGGCGGGTAG
- a CDS encoding methyl-accepting chemotaxis protein has protein sequence MAFGLFRKRLPDMAAPATATAAPQPAAHSEPVPAVETDSAREILELLELELGAMIRQLERAANSVAGGAEATATTLAAIRDRTDALTGRTNAAQSTASTFAQAADKFTRSALGIGAQVREAGKLADEASAAAQEARANVDRLRESSAAIGNVVNLIAQIARQTTLLALNSTIEAARAGAAGRGFAVVATEVKALAVQTQGATEEITKKIDALQRDAAGSAEAVHRISQAIEAIRPVFETVNGAVAEQNATTSEVSGNAASASEFIVSVGESAAEIDAATKAAESHGENVASAGKAVTTFAQKLKSRCAVLLGQSEHDDRRKTERLPCHLKLETARGVMPVYEIAMDGVLIGGAEAGRLGPQAIIEGTLEAVGACRLRVIEQSKAGARAQFVSPNAELREKIEDRLWSIHEENTEFVTRAMEAGNALTKIFEQAVARGEVKIDDLFDTDYAEIAGTDPQQYRTKYLDWADRALPPFQEAFLAKDQRMAFCAMVDRNGFLPVHNRIYSHPQRPGDAAWNTANSRNRRIFNDPAGLAAARNLRSYLVQSYARDMGNGNTVMMREIDVPIRVQGRHWGGFRTAYKL, from the coding sequence ATGGCGTTCGGACTATTTCGGAAGCGTCTGCCGGACATGGCTGCGCCTGCGACCGCCACGGCGGCTCCGCAGCCGGCGGCCCATTCCGAGCCCGTTCCCGCGGTCGAAACTGATTCGGCCCGGGAGATACTGGAACTGCTTGAACTCGAGCTGGGCGCCATGATCCGCCAGCTCGAGCGCGCCGCCAATTCGGTGGCGGGCGGCGCCGAGGCGACGGCCACGACGCTTGCCGCCATCCGCGATCGCACCGATGCCCTGACCGGCCGGACCAACGCCGCGCAATCGACCGCCTCCACCTTCGCCCAAGCCGCCGACAAGTTCACCCGGTCCGCGCTGGGGATCGGCGCGCAGGTTCGCGAGGCCGGCAAGCTCGCGGACGAGGCCAGCGCTGCGGCGCAGGAAGCCCGTGCCAACGTCGATCGCCTGCGCGAATCCTCCGCCGCCATCGGCAACGTCGTCAATCTGATCGCGCAGATCGCGCGGCAGACGACGCTGCTCGCGCTCAACTCGACGATCGAGGCCGCGCGCGCCGGCGCAGCCGGCAGAGGCTTTGCGGTCGTCGCGACCGAGGTCAAGGCCCTCGCGGTGCAGACGCAAGGCGCCACTGAAGAGATCACAAAGAAGATCGACGCGCTGCAGCGCGACGCGGCCGGCTCCGCGGAGGCCGTGCACCGCATTTCGCAGGCGATCGAGGCGATCCGGCCGGTGTTCGAGACCGTCAACGGCGCGGTCGCCGAACAGAACGCCACCACCAGCGAAGTTTCCGGCAACGCCGCCAGCGCCTCGGAGTTCATCGTCTCGGTCGGCGAGAGCGCTGCCGAGATCGACGCCGCGACCAAGGCAGCCGAGAGCCACGGCGAGAACGTCGCCAGCGCCGGCAAGGCCGTGACCACCTTCGCACAGAAGCTGAAATCGCGTTGCGCGGTGCTGCTCGGCCAGAGCGAGCACGACGACCGCCGCAAGACCGAGCGGCTGCCGTGCCATCTGAAGCTCGAAACCGCGCGCGGCGTGATGCCGGTCTATGAAATTGCGATGGACGGCGTGCTGATCGGCGGCGCGGAAGCAGGCCGGCTTGGACCGCAAGCGATCATCGAAGGCACCCTCGAAGCCGTCGGCGCCTGCCGCTTGCGCGTGATCGAGCAATCCAAGGCCGGCGCCCGTGCGCAATTCGTCAGCCCCAATGCCGAGCTCCGCGAAAAGATCGAGGACAGGCTCTGGTCGATCCACGAAGAGAACACCGAGTTCGTCACCCGCGCCATGGAGGCGGGCAACGCGCTGACGAAGATATTTGAACAAGCGGTTGCGCGCGGCGAAGTCAAAATCGACGACCTCTTCGACACCGACTATGCCGAAATCGCCGGAACCGATCCGCAGCAATACCGCACGAAATATCTCGACTGGGCCGACCGCGCCCTGCCACCGTTCCAGGAAGCCTTTCTGGCCAAGGACCAGCGCATGGCGTTCTGCGCTATGGTCGACCGCAACGGCTTCCTGCCGGTGCATAACAGGATCTATTCGCATCCGCAGCGGCCGGGCGACGCCGCCTGGAACACGGCCAACAGCCGCAACCGGAGGATCTTCAACGATCCGGCGGGGTTGGCGGCCGCACGCAACCTGCGCTCGTATCTGGTGCAGAGCTATGCGCGCGACATGGGCAATGGGAATACGGTGATGATGCGCGAGATCGACGTCCCGATCCGCGTGCAGGGCCGGCACTGGGGTGGATTCCGCACGGCTTACAAGCTCTAG
- a CDS encoding methyl-accepting chemotaxis protein, with amino-acid sequence MSVVQLAVMDTGSNRTLAERLIDQLADRIGGLGVELADIAGNVQEVANRVANQSERFHHLQETAETMVSANHDIANASQAVQTTTSAAVGEIAQSRGAVDAAVSHISELVAAVERIEARLSAVGSALAQVAKVSGSIEAIAKQTNLLALNATIEAARAGNAGRGFAVVASEVKNLAEATRQATHQISDTVRDLDGQIEGLIGESSDASQRAKTAGEGAQQISGIISRVQQGFASVEAQIGSVTRAATSNLGHCDTVISELDELAKGVDLSSRDLKNADERVAKLLDTSEGLIALIADSGVETSDTPLIRIVVDTAKRISAEFEAAIDRGDITLAQLMDETYREIPGTDPKQYLTNYVDFTDRVLPAIQDPLQKSDPRIVYCVAWARSGYLPTHNPNYRLPQGKDPVWNNANCRNRRLFNDRTVKKVAGSTKPFLLQTYRRDMGGGQFVLMKDLSSPIMIRGKHWGSFRMGFRQG; translated from the coding sequence ATGTCTGTCGTACAACTTGCAGTCATGGACACCGGCTCCAACCGCACGCTCGCCGAGCGGCTGATTGATCAGCTCGCCGACCGCATCGGCGGCCTCGGCGTGGAACTCGCCGATATCGCCGGCAACGTCCAGGAAGTCGCCAACCGCGTCGCAAACCAGTCGGAACGGTTCCACCATCTCCAGGAGACCGCCGAGACGATGGTCTCGGCCAACCACGATATCGCCAATGCATCGCAGGCCGTGCAAACCACCACGTCGGCGGCGGTCGGCGAGATCGCGCAATCGCGCGGCGCCGTCGACGCCGCGGTCAGCCACATCTCCGAGCTCGTCGCAGCGGTCGAGCGGATCGAAGCGCGCCTCAGCGCCGTCGGCTCGGCGCTGGCCCAGGTCGCGAAAGTCTCCGGCTCGATCGAGGCGATCGCGAAGCAGACCAATCTGCTCGCGCTGAACGCAACCATCGAAGCCGCCCGCGCCGGCAATGCCGGCCGCGGCTTCGCGGTGGTCGCAAGCGAGGTGAAGAACCTCGCGGAAGCCACCCGCCAGGCCACGCACCAGATCTCCGACACCGTGCGCGATCTCGACGGCCAGATCGAAGGCCTGATCGGCGAGAGCAGCGACGCCTCGCAGCGCGCGAAGACCGCCGGGGAAGGCGCCCAGCAGATCTCCGGCATCATCTCGCGGGTCCAGCAAGGGTTCGCCTCCGTGGAGGCGCAGATCGGCAGCGTCACGCGCGCGGCGACCTCCAATCTCGGACACTGCGACACCGTGATCAGCGAGCTGGACGAACTCGCCAAGGGCGTCGACCTCTCCTCGCGCGATCTCAAGAACGCCGACGAGCGGGTGGCGAAGCTGCTCGACACATCCGAGGGCCTGATCGCACTGATCGCCGACAGCGGCGTCGAAACGTCTGACACACCGCTGATCCGCATCGTGGTCGATACCGCCAAGCGGATCTCGGCCGAGTTCGAAGCCGCGATCGATCGCGGCGACATCACGCTCGCCCAGCTCATGGACGAGACCTACCGCGAAATTCCCGGCACCGATCCCAAGCAGTATCTCACCAACTACGTCGACTTCACCGACCGCGTGCTGCCCGCGATCCAGGATCCGCTTCAGAAATCCGATCCGCGCATCGTCTATTGCGTCGCCTGGGCGCGGAGCGGATATTTGCCGACCCATAATCCCAACTACCGCCTGCCGCAGGGCAAGGACCCCGTGTGGAATAACGCCAATTGCCGCAACCGCCGCCTGTTCAACGACCGCACGGTGAAGAAGGTCGCAGGCAGCACGAAGCCGTTCCTGCTCCAGACCTACCGCCGCGACATGGGCGGCGGCCAGTTCGTGCTGATGAAGGACCTGTCCTCGCCGATCATGATCCGCGGCAAGCACTGGGGCTCCTTCCGGATGGGTTTCCGGCAGGGCTGA
- a CDS encoding (2Fe-2S)-binding protein produces the protein MATTLNINGETKSLDAPPEMPLLWVLRDILGMTGTKFGCGIAQCGACTVHVDGKAVRSCVLPVSAVVNRAITTIEHVGTTPVGAKVQKAWLDAEVIQCGYCQSGQIMSAAALLAATPNPDDSDIDAAMAGNICRCGTYVRIRQAIKQAANGRQS, from the coding sequence ATGGCAACAACTCTCAACATCAACGGCGAAACGAAATCGTTGGACGCGCCACCGGAAATGCCGCTGCTGTGGGTGCTGCGCGACATCCTCGGCATGACCGGCACCAAATTCGGCTGCGGCATCGCGCAATGCGGCGCCTGCACGGTGCATGTCGACGGCAAGGCGGTGCGCTCCTGCGTGCTGCCGGTCAGCGCCGTCGTGAACCGCGCCATCACCACCATCGAGCATGTCGGCACCACGCCTGTTGGTGCGAAGGTGCAGAAGGCCTGGCTCGATGCCGAAGTGATCCAGTGCGGCTACTGCCAGTCCGGCCAGATCATGTCGGCCGCGGCGCTGCTGGCGGCAACACCGAACCCCGACGACTCCGACATCGACGCCGCCATGGCCGGCAACATCTGCCGCTGCGGCACCTATGTGCGCATCCGCCAGGCCATCAAGCAGGCCGCCAACGGCCGTCAGTCGTGA
- a CDS encoding xanthine dehydrogenase family protein molybdopterin-binding subunit → MNAHNSVSRRTLLTGGLATGFLLAFHLPLRAAVNEPVQPPDTTDGKFAPNAFIRIDPEGLTTLVMPQVEMGQGIYTAVSMILAEELDADWSKVQLLHAPANEKLYGNPIFIIQATGGSTSVRAFWKPLREAGASARAMLVQAAAAQWGVDPASCTTSKGEVTHKASGRMLAYGALAAAASGQTPPKDVPLKDPKDFVYIGQPFKRLDTPEKVNGKAVYGIDAIVPNMKFATLAQCPVFGGKVGKVDDRAAKKIPGVRQIVVLDDLVAVVGDHMWAAKKGLDALEIAWNEGPNAKINSKAIWDDLRTASAKDGVVARSTGDIVKGLASGEKFEASFELPFLAHATMEPLNATVHWKPDSCEIWTGTQIMARVQSEAAKAAGLPVEKVTVNQHLLGGGFGRKLEPDMVVAAVRIAKEVDGPVKVVWTREEDIQHDIYRPVYRDTIAATLSGGKIASWKYKIAGAAIIARWLPPAFQNGIDIDAIDSATDVPYEIPNVHVEYVRAEPPAIPTGFWRGVGPNNNVFAVECFIDELARKAGKDPVEFRRGMLANQPRFLSVLNLAAEKANWGQPLPARVGRGVCLQPSFGSFIATVVEAEVDEQGEINLRRATSVVDTGIAVNPDTIVAQVEGGLIFGLTAALYGEITIEKGRVQQSNFNDYRMLRINQTPKIEVHVVKSGEAPGGIGETGTTAGPPALRNAIYAATGVALRRLPIDRKLLAAGKKA, encoded by the coding sequence ATGAATGCGCACAACAGCGTCTCCCGCCGCACGCTTCTGACCGGCGGTCTTGCTACCGGCTTCCTGCTCGCGTTCCACCTGCCGCTGCGCGCCGCCGTCAACGAACCGGTGCAGCCGCCTGACACGACCGACGGCAAGTTCGCGCCCAACGCCTTCATCCGCATCGACCCTGAAGGTCTGACGACGCTGGTGATGCCGCAAGTCGAGATGGGACAGGGAATCTACACCGCGGTCTCGATGATCCTGGCCGAGGAGCTCGACGCCGACTGGTCGAAGGTCCAGCTGCTGCACGCTCCAGCCAACGAAAAGCTGTACGGCAATCCGATTTTCATCATTCAGGCGACCGGAGGCTCGACATCGGTCCGGGCGTTCTGGAAGCCGCTGCGCGAAGCCGGCGCCAGCGCGCGCGCAATGCTGGTGCAGGCCGCGGCTGCGCAATGGGGCGTCGATCCCGCCAGTTGCACGACATCCAAGGGCGAGGTGACCCACAAGGCGAGCGGGCGCATGCTCGCCTATGGCGCGCTTGCGGCTGCCGCAAGCGGCCAGACGCCGCCCAAGGACGTCCCGCTCAAGGACCCCAAGGATTTCGTCTACATCGGCCAGCCGTTCAAGCGACTCGACACCCCCGAGAAGGTCAACGGCAAGGCCGTCTACGGCATCGATGCCATCGTGCCAAACATGAAGTTCGCGACGTTGGCGCAGTGCCCGGTTTTCGGGGGCAAGGTCGGCAAGGTCGATGACCGTGCCGCCAAGAAGATTCCGGGCGTGCGGCAGATCGTCGTGCTCGACGATCTCGTTGCCGTCGTCGGGGATCACATGTGGGCGGCGAAGAAGGGTCTCGACGCGCTCGAGATCGCGTGGAACGAGGGACCGAACGCGAAGATCAACTCGAAAGCGATATGGGACGATCTACGCACCGCCAGCGCCAAGGACGGCGTGGTCGCCAGATCAACCGGCGACATCGTCAAGGGACTCGCGAGCGGCGAAAAATTCGAAGCTTCGTTCGAGCTGCCGTTTCTCGCCCACGCAACGATGGAGCCGTTGAACGCCACGGTTCATTGGAAGCCGGATTCCTGCGAAATCTGGACCGGAACGCAGATCATGGCGCGCGTGCAATCGGAGGCGGCCAAGGCCGCCGGGCTCCCGGTCGAGAAAGTGACCGTCAACCAGCACCTGCTCGGTGGCGGCTTCGGCCGCAAGCTCGAGCCCGACATGGTGGTCGCAGCCGTTCGCATCGCCAAGGAGGTCGACGGCCCGGTCAAGGTGGTGTGGACCCGCGAGGAAGACATTCAGCACGATATCTATCGCCCGGTGTATCGCGACACGATCGCAGCGACCTTGTCGGGCGGCAAGATCGCAAGCTGGAAATACAAGATCGCCGGCGCTGCGATCATCGCGCGCTGGCTGCCGCCGGCCTTCCAGAACGGCATCGACATCGACGCGATCGACAGCGCCACCGACGTGCCCTACGAGATCCCGAACGTCCACGTCGAATATGTGCGAGCCGAACCGCCGGCGATCCCAACGGGGTTCTGGCGCGGGGTCGGGCCCAACAACAACGTGTTTGCGGTCGAATGCTTCATCGACGAACTGGCGCGCAAGGCGGGCAAGGACCCGGTCGAGTTTCGCCGTGGCATGCTGGCCAATCAGCCGCGCTTCCTGTCCGTCCTCAATCTCGCGGCAGAGAAGGCCAATTGGGGTCAACCCTTGCCGGCGCGCGTCGGACGCGGCGTGTGCCTGCAGCCGTCGTTCGGGAGTTTCATCGCCACCGTCGTGGAAGCGGAGGTCGACGAGCAAGGCGAGATCAACCTGCGCCGTGCGACCTCGGTGGTGGATACCGGCATCGCCGTCAACCCTGACACGATCGTGGCTCAGGTCGAGGGCGGATTGATCTTTGGCCTGACCGCAGCGCTCTACGGCGAGATCACCATCGAGAAGGGGCGCGTCCAGCAGTCCAACTTCAACGACTACCGGATGTTGCGGATCAACCAGACGCCGAAGATCGAGGTTCACGTCGTCAAGAGCGGCGAGGCGCCCGGCGGAATTGGCGAGACCGGCACGACGGCGGGACCGCCGGCGCTGCGCAATGCGATCTACGCTGCGACCGGCGTGGCGCTTCGGCGCCTACCGATCGACCGGAAACTGCTGGCTGCGGGGAAGAAGGCATGA
- a CDS encoding c-type cytochrome gives MSGKMRILTSLVVIAIVAVALGVWIIRGPGPLDFAGGTKVPLADYRAGKPSGVPAKLEKASLIERGEYLAKAADCMVCHTKPGEKDYSGGLGFKLPFGTLYSTNITPDQDTGIGNYSDQDFLNAVQHGKRRDGARLYPAMPYTSYTFMTDEDVLAVKAYLFNLPPVRAKAPENTLSFPFNQRWAMIVWSAVFNPDTRFAPDTSKSPEWNRGAYLVEALAHCGECHTPRNLGFALDNRRKFAGAITAGWRAFNISSDKATGLGNWSDADLISYLSLGHAPGHGSASGPMGEAVDHSFSQFAPEDIRSIVAYLRSVPSQPSPDLPATTAPVAPASHREGITADARGKMLFAGACASCHGWSGESPVSPMATLTGTWAVNDPAATNVAQIVISGTRRHTPDGALSMPAFGNAYSDDEIAAVANYVTGRFGTKGSKLTAKDVAELRKQTAE, from the coding sequence ATGAGCGGCAAGATGCGTATCCTCACAAGCCTGGTCGTGATCGCCATCGTCGCAGTGGCGCTCGGCGTCTGGATCATCCGCGGGCCCGGCCCGCTCGACTTTGCCGGCGGCACCAAGGTGCCGCTAGCCGATTACCGCGCGGGCAAGCCGAGCGGCGTGCCGGCCAAGCTCGAGAAGGCCAGCCTGATCGAACGCGGCGAATACCTTGCAAAGGCCGCCGACTGCATGGTCTGCCACACCAAGCCGGGCGAGAAGGACTATTCCGGCGGGCTCGGCTTCAAGCTGCCGTTCGGCACGCTCTATTCGACCAACATCACGCCGGACCAGGACACCGGCATCGGCAATTACAGCGACCAGGATTTTCTGAACGCGGTCCAGCACGGCAAGCGCCGTGACGGCGCCCGGCTCTATCCGGCGATGCCGTACACGTCCTACACGTTCATGACCGACGAAGACGTGCTGGCGGTGAAGGCGTATCTGTTCAACCTGCCGCCGGTGCGCGCGAAGGCGCCGGAGAATACGCTGTCGTTCCCGTTCAACCAGCGCTGGGCGATGATCGTCTGGTCGGCCGTGTTCAATCCGGACACGCGCTTTGCACCCGACACCTCGAAGAGCCCGGAGTGGAACAGAGGCGCGTATCTTGTCGAAGCGCTGGCGCATTGCGGCGAATGCCACACCCCGCGCAATCTCGGCTTCGCGCTGGACAACCGCAGGAAATTCGCCGGCGCGATCACGGCGGGCTGGCGCGCCTTCAACATCTCCTCCGACAAGGCGACAGGTCTCGGCAATTGGAGCGATGCGGACCTGATCTCGTACCTGTCTCTCGGCCATGCGCCTGGCCACGGCTCGGCCTCGGGTCCGATGGGTGAGGCGGTCGACCACAGCTTCAGCCAGTTCGCGCCGGAGGATATTCGCTCTATCGTTGCTTATCTGCGCAGCGTGCCGTCGCAGCCTTCGCCCGACCTGCCTGCCACCACCGCGCCTGTCGCACCCGCATCGCACAGGGAAGGCATCACCGCGGACGCCCGCGGCAAGATGCTGTTTGCCGGCGCCTGCGCCAGCTGCCATGGCTGGAGCGGCGAAAGCCCGGTGTCGCCGATGGCGACGCTGACCGGGACCTGGGCCGTCAACGACCCCGCCGCCACCAATGTCGCGCAGATCGTGATCTCGGGCACGAGGCGCCATACGCCGGACGGCGCGCTGTCGATGCCGGCGTTCGGCAATGCGTATAGCGATGACGAGATCGCGGCGGTGGCGAACTACGTCACGGGAAGGTTTGGGACCAAGGGCTCGAAGCTGACGGCGAAGGATGTCGCGGAGCTGAGGAAGCAGACGGCGGAATAG
- a CDS encoding DSD1 family PLP-dependent enzyme, protein MSLPPAQIGAPLSEIDTPALIIDLDAFERNIDTMAVAVGKLGVRLRPHAKTHKSPIIAAKQIARGAVGMCCQKVGEAEILVAGGVSDVLVSNEVVGPRKLERLASLARHARISVCVDDSIVVEQLALAAERAGSHIEVLVEIDVGAGRCGVRPGPAAAGLARQVAGSRFLSFGGLQAYHGAAQHLRTPEERRAAIASAAKATTETLRVLKDAGFQCRTIGGAGTGTFELEGASGIWNELQAGSYIFMDADYAKNVADGTRNSSPFEHALFVIATVMSTASGERAVIDAGHKALSNDSGFPAVLGRPDLRYHRPSDEHGLLDFDSAASRLAIGDRVTLIPGHCDPTVNLYDWYVGVRGFNTPDARVEALWPIAARGAIT, encoded by the coding sequence ATGTCCCTTCCACCCGCCCAAATCGGCGCGCCGTTGTCCGAGATCGATACGCCGGCGCTGATCATCGACCTCGACGCCTTCGAGCGCAACATCGACACGATGGCAGTAGCGGTCGGCAAGCTCGGCGTTCGGTTGCGACCGCATGCCAAGACCCACAAGTCGCCGATCATCGCGGCCAAGCAAATCGCGCGCGGCGCGGTCGGCATGTGTTGCCAGAAGGTCGGCGAGGCCGAGATCCTGGTGGCAGGCGGCGTGAGCGACGTGCTCGTCAGCAACGAGGTGGTGGGCCCGCGGAAGCTGGAACGGCTCGCGTCGCTCGCGCGCCATGCGCGCATCAGCGTTTGCGTCGACGATTCCATCGTGGTCGAACAACTGGCGCTCGCCGCGGAGCGCGCCGGCTCGCACATCGAAGTGCTGGTCGAGATCGATGTCGGCGCCGGTCGCTGCGGCGTCAGGCCGGGCCCGGCGGCGGCCGGCCTGGCGCGGCAGGTGGCGGGGTCGCGCTTCCTGTCGTTCGGCGGCTTGCAGGCCTATCACGGCGCCGCCCAGCATTTGCGCACGCCGGAGGAGCGGCGCGCGGCCATCGCCAGTGCCGCGAAAGCGACCACCGAGACGCTGCGCGTCCTCAAGGACGCGGGCTTTCAATGCCGGACGATTGGAGGCGCGGGCACCGGGACGTTCGAGCTCGAAGGCGCGAGCGGCATCTGGAATGAATTGCAGGCGGGTTCCTATATTTTCATGGACGCCGACTACGCGAAGAACGTCGCCGACGGGACGCGCAACTCTAGCCCGTTCGAGCATGCGCTGTTCGTGATCGCGACCGTGATGAGCACCGCCTCCGGCGAACGCGCGGTCATCGATGCCGGCCACAAGGCGCTGTCGAACGACAGCGGATTTCCGGCCGTGCTGGGCCGTCCCGACCTGCGCTATCACAGGCCCTCCGACGAGCATGGCCTGCTCGATTTCGACAGTGCTGCGTCGCGGCTGGCGATCGGCGACAGGGTGACGCTGATCCCCGGTCATTGCGACCCGACCGTCAATCTCTACGACTGGTATGTCGGCGTGCGCGGCTTCAACACGCCGGATGCCCGCGTGGAGGCGCTTTGGCCGATCGCGGCGCGCGGCGCGATCACCTGA
- a CDS encoding tetratricopeptide repeat protein, translating into MAFDCVRKRPSAVNLSRETRYKQAAIVATAARAAPISRRQLRFLMPIVRIFLVFFALASPLSMAGSAVAGPLEDAQAAHSRRDYATALRLWRPLADQGNAEAQYALGFMYDGGQGVPKNYARAAKWWRLAADQGHTFAQYNLGTLYDNGNGVPQNKAEALKLYHLAAERGNDGAQFNVGVLHFAGVAVSENRIEAAKWFRRAADQGHIGAQVYLALCYATGLGVPQDSIQAYMWLSLAAARSDQDAISNRNRIAQQMTPTQIAEAQKLAVEWKSKPER; encoded by the coding sequence ATGGCGTTCGATTGTGTCCGCAAGAGGCCGTCGGCGGTGAACCTTTCGCGGGAGACCCGCTACAAACAAGCTGCCATCGTCGCGACGGCGGCGCGCGCCGCGCCTATCTCGCGACGCCAATTGAGGTTTCTCATGCCGATCGTCCGGATCTTCCTGGTCTTTTTCGCTCTCGCTTCGCCGCTGTCGATGGCGGGATCCGCTGTTGCGGGGCCGCTCGAGGACGCGCAGGCGGCGCATAGCAGACGCGACTACGCAACCGCGCTACGGCTCTGGCGTCCGCTGGCCGATCAAGGCAATGCTGAAGCGCAGTACGCACTTGGGTTCATGTACGACGGCGGCCAAGGTGTGCCGAAAAACTACGCTAGGGCTGCAAAGTGGTGGCGCCTCGCAGCCGATCAAGGCCATACCTTCGCTCAGTACAACCTGGGGACATTGTACGACAACGGCAATGGGGTGCCTCAGAACAAAGCTGAAGCATTGAAATTGTATCACCTTGCCGCCGAGCGCGGTAACGATGGTGCGCAGTTCAACGTCGGGGTCCTGCATTTCGCGGGCGTGGCCGTATCCGAGAACCGGATCGAGGCTGCGAAGTGGTTTCGCCGCGCTGCAGACCAAGGTCATATTGGAGCGCAGGTATATCTTGCCCTCTGTTATGCTACGGGACTAGGCGTGCCGCAGGACAGTATTCAAGCATACATGTGGCTCAGTTTGGCGGCTGCGCGAAGTGACCAAGATGCGATCAGCAATCGAAATCGCATCGCGCAGCAGATGACCCCGACACAGATCGCCGAAGCGCAGAAGCTGGCGGTTGAGTGGAAGTCGAAACCGGAACGGTAG
- a CDS encoding TIGR00282 family metallophosphoesterase, with amino-acid sequence MRILFVGDVVGRSGRTAIADYLPDLIKDWSLDFVVVNGENSAGGFGITEAIYQEFLDAGADAVTLGNHSWDQREALVFIERAERLVRPANYPRGTPGRGAALVETKNGKHALVVNALGRVFMTPFDDPFAALERELGACPLGVAADAIVVDFHCEASSEKQGIGFFCDGRASLVVGTHTHVPTADHQILTGGTAYMTDAGMTGDYDSIIGMQKEEPLRRFTSGIPSGRFEPAAGAATLSGVAVETDDATGLALKIAPVRMGGRLEPATPKFWLS; translated from the coding sequence TTGCGCATTCTGTTCGTGGGTGACGTCGTCGGCCGTTCGGGACGCACGGCGATCGCCGACTATCTGCCCGACCTGATCAAGGACTGGTCGCTCGATTTCGTCGTCGTCAACGGCGAGAATTCCGCCGGCGGCTTCGGCATCACGGAAGCGATCTATCAGGAGTTTCTCGATGCCGGTGCCGACGCGGTGACGCTCGGCAACCATTCCTGGGACCAGCGCGAGGCCCTGGTGTTCATCGAGCGCGCCGAGCGCCTGGTGCGTCCCGCGAACTATCCGCGCGGCACGCCCGGCCGCGGTGCCGCCCTGGTCGAGACCAAGAACGGCAAGCATGCCCTCGTCGTCAACGCGTTGGGGCGTGTCTTCATGACCCCGTTCGACGATCCCTTTGCCGCCCTGGAGCGTGAGCTCGGCGCCTGTCCGCTCGGCGTTGCCGCCGACGCCATCGTCGTCGACTTCCATTGCGAGGCGAGCAGCGAGAAGCAGGGCATCGGCTTCTTCTGCGACGGCCGCGCCAGCCTCGTCGTCGGCACGCACACGCATGTCCCGACCGCCGACCACCAGATCCTCACGGGCGGCACCGCCTACATGACCGACGCCGGCATGACCGGCGATTACGATTCCATCATCGGCATGCAGAAGGAAGAGCCGCTGCGCAGGTTCACGTCGGGGATTCCGTCGGGCCGGTTCGAGCCGGCGGCCGGTGCGGCGACGCTCAGTGGTGTTGCGGTGGAGACCGATGATGCGACAGGACTCGCACTGAAGATCGCGCCGGTGCGCATGGGCGGACGACTGGAGCCGGCGACGCCGAAATTCTGGTTGAGCTGA